Proteins from a genomic interval of Parvivirga hydrogeniphila:
- a CDS encoding calcium-translocating P-type ATPase, PMCA-type yields the protein MDESRETAWHVMPVREVAAALGTDPECGLSAEEAARRLAEHGQNLLAPPVKVPAWKKFLAQFNDFMIWVLMAAVVISAIEHQLLEAFAITAILLLNGFLGFIQEYRAEQALEALKQMAAPTATVVRDGVEQEVPAAELVPGDVVILEAGDKVPADGRLIEAASLKVDESSLTGESRPVSKHADAECELHCALGDRSTMVYAGTTVAVGRGRFIVTETGQATEMGRIADLLAQQEEEATPLQRELKGVGKRIATLILAIATIVFAVGAWQAYNASGETSLFAALAHEAFRARLTVALLVAISLAVAAIPEGLPAIVTVALSLGVRKMAEHNAIVRKLHAVETLGSTTFICSDKTGTITRNEMAVRRVVVGLDGADILPDWALQPDDLTPDPAGLDLLLEIAASCNDAHFTADGTLVGDPTETALVVAADALAESRRRPRRVAEIPFDSERKRMTTVHVVDGRPVAYVKGGADVVLGLCTHALVRGKRVALDETMRHRILAINTELAASGFRTLAIAFRELDDATVDEPSAVERDLTYVGIVGLVDPPRPEAAEAIATCRRAGIEVAMVTGDHALTARAIAQQVGLSDDGEVLTGVEIERMSDDELYEAVARTRLYARVDPAHKLRIVEALKRHGHIVAMTGDGVNDAPALKRADIGVAMGRVGTDVSREAADMVLADDNFATIVEAVRMGRAVYDNLKKFILFLLSCNVSEVLIIFVTTFFADRPALLPLQILWINLITDGFPALALGVDPASPRVMERPPRDASESVLARKRQAQVLWQGALITVAGLIMYVWADLFMPGHSFERAQTMLFSAMVLAQLVHAFSFRSESRSIFSAYSLKNRWLNVAFAGSLLLQLGVVYLPPLQRVFKTQPLSVSDWLAVIAAAIVPTVLIDITKRLVARSSARSAPTEPVSA from the coding sequence ATGGACGAGAGCCGCGAGACCGCGTGGCACGTGATGCCGGTGCGCGAGGTCGCCGCCGCGCTCGGGACCGACCCTGAGTGCGGCCTTTCGGCCGAGGAGGCGGCTCGACGCCTGGCCGAGCACGGGCAGAACCTGCTCGCACCGCCGGTGAAGGTCCCCGCCTGGAAGAAGTTCCTCGCGCAGTTCAACGACTTCATGATCTGGGTCCTCATGGCAGCGGTCGTGATCTCGGCGATCGAGCATCAGCTGCTCGAGGCCTTCGCCATCACCGCGATCCTGCTTCTGAACGGCTTTCTGGGCTTCATCCAGGAGTACCGCGCCGAGCAGGCGCTCGAGGCGCTGAAGCAGATGGCGGCACCGACGGCGACCGTGGTGCGCGACGGCGTCGAGCAGGAGGTGCCCGCTGCCGAGCTCGTGCCGGGCGACGTCGTGATCCTCGAGGCCGGCGACAAGGTGCCGGCCGACGGCAGGCTCATCGAGGCGGCCTCGCTCAAGGTGGACGAGTCCTCCCTCACAGGCGAGAGCCGCCCTGTCTCCAAGCACGCTGATGCGGAGTGCGAGCTGCACTGCGCGCTCGGCGACCGCTCGACGATGGTGTACGCGGGCACGACGGTCGCCGTCGGACGCGGCCGCTTCATCGTCACCGAGACCGGTCAGGCCACCGAGATGGGCCGCATCGCCGACCTCCTCGCGCAGCAGGAGGAGGAGGCGACCCCTCTGCAGCGCGAGCTCAAAGGCGTGGGCAAGCGCATCGCCACGCTCATCCTCGCCATCGCAACGATCGTCTTCGCCGTCGGCGCGTGGCAGGCCTACAACGCGTCGGGCGAGACATCGCTTTTCGCCGCGCTCGCCCACGAGGCCTTCCGCGCACGGCTGACCGTGGCGTTGCTCGTGGCGATCTCGCTCGCAGTCGCGGCCATCCCGGAAGGGCTTCCCGCGATTGTGACCGTCGCTCTCTCGCTCGGGGTCCGCAAGATGGCCGAGCACAACGCGATCGTGCGGAAGCTCCACGCGGTGGAGACGCTCGGGTCCACCACCTTCATCTGCTCGGACAAGACCGGCACCATCACGAGGAACGAGATGGCCGTCAGGCGCGTCGTCGTTGGGTTGGATGGGGCCGACATCTTGCCCGACTGGGCGCTCCAGCCAGACGACCTGACGCCGGACCCCGCCGGCCTCGACCTGCTCCTCGAGATCGCGGCGTCGTGCAATGATGCCCACTTCACGGCCGACGGCACGCTCGTAGGAGACCCCACCGAGACGGCGCTCGTCGTGGCCGCCGACGCGCTCGCCGAGTCGCGCCGGCGACCCCGCCGCGTCGCGGAGATCCCGTTCGACTCCGAGCGCAAGCGCATGACGACCGTGCATGTCGTCGATGGCAGGCCAGTCGCGTACGTGAAGGGCGGCGCCGACGTCGTGCTCGGCCTGTGCACCCACGCGCTCGTTCGCGGGAAGCGCGTCGCGCTCGATGAGACCATGCGCCACCGCATCCTTGCTATCAACACGGAGCTCGCCGCGTCTGGGTTCCGTACGCTCGCCATCGCGTTCCGCGAGCTCGACGACGCGACAGTCGACGAGCCGAGCGCGGTGGAGCGCGACCTCACCTACGTCGGCATCGTGGGCCTCGTCGACCCCCCTCGCCCCGAGGCCGCCGAGGCCATCGCTACGTGCCGCCGCGCGGGCATCGAGGTCGCGATGGTCACCGGCGACCACGCGCTCACCGCACGCGCCATCGCTCAACAGGTCGGCCTCAGCGACGATGGCGAGGTGCTCACCGGTGTCGAGATCGAACGCATGTCCGACGACGAGCTGTATGAAGCGGTGGCTCGGACGCGCCTCTATGCCCGCGTCGACCCCGCTCACAAACTGCGCATCGTCGAGGCCCTGAAGCGGCACGGGCACATCGTGGCCATGACCGGCGACGGCGTGAACGACGCGCCTGCCCTCAAGCGGGCCGACATCGGTGTGGCGATGGGCCGCGTCGGAACGGACGTCTCGCGCGAGGCGGCCGACATGGTGCTCGCCGACGACAACTTCGCGACGATCGTGGAGGCGGTGCGCATGGGCCGCGCCGTCTACGACAACCTCAAGAAGTTCATCCTCTTCTTGCTCTCGTGCAACGTCTCTGAGGTCCTCATCATCTTCGTCACGACGTTCTTCGCCGATCGGCCGGCGCTCCTGCCGCTGCAGATCCTGTGGATCAACCTCATCACCGACGGTTTCCCCGCGCTCGCGCTGGGCGTGGATCCGGCCTCGCCGCGGGTGATGGAGCGGCCTCCCCGCGATGCGAGCGAGTCGGTGCTCGCCCGCAAACGTCAGGCGCAGGTGCTTTGGCAGGGCGCTCTCATCACGGTCGCCGGCCTCATCATGTACGTGTGGGCCGACCTGTTCATGCCCGGCCACTCGTTCGAGCGCGCGCAGACGATGCTCTTCTCGGCGATGGTGCTGGCCCAGCTCGTCCACGCGTTCTCGTTCCGGTCAGAGAGCCGCAGCATATTCAGCGCGTACTCGCTCAAGAACCGGTGGCTGAACGTCGCCTTCGCGGGCTCGCTCCTCTTGCAGCTCGGTGTCGTCTACCTGCCGCCGCTGCAGCGCGTGTTCAAGACGCAGCCGCTCTCGGTCTCGGACTGGCTCGCGGTGATCGCCGCCGCGATCGTGCCGACGGTGCTCATCGACATCACGAAGCGCCTGGTCGCGCGGTCGTCCGCCCGCTCGGCTCCGACGGAGCCCGTTTCGGCCTGA
- the sdaAB gene encoding L-serine ammonia-lyase, iron-sulfur-dependent subunit beta: MPRQRSLFDIIGPVMIGPSSSHTAGAARLGALARAIVGGTPRRARVTLHGSFATTGRGHGTDRALAAGLLGMRPDDERLPDALELANASGLEVTFVSGDLGDVHPNTARLELTDAFGRAHLVQGSSLGGGDVVVTLIDDFPVEVTGELPLLVVVHHDQPGVVAAVTARLAADVINIASMQVSRERRGARALMLIETDERVPDEAIAGIAAIDGVVEVRSVPAV; the protein is encoded by the coding sequence ATGCCACGCCAACGCAGCCTGTTCGACATCATCGGGCCCGTGATGATCGGACCCTCGTCCAGCCACACCGCGGGTGCTGCGCGCTTGGGTGCGCTTGCGCGCGCCATCGTCGGCGGCACGCCGCGGCGGGCCCGGGTTACGCTGCACGGCTCCTTCGCCACGACCGGCCGTGGCCACGGCACCGACCGAGCACTCGCCGCAGGACTGCTTGGCATGCGCCCCGACGACGAACGCCTCCCGGACGCGCTCGAGCTCGCAAACGCGTCCGGGCTGGAGGTCACGTTCGTATCGGGCGATCTCGGCGACGTGCATCCGAACACCGCACGGCTCGAGCTCACCGACGCCTTCGGGCGTGCCCACCTCGTGCAGGGCTCGTCGCTCGGCGGCGGCGATGTGGTCGTCACGCTCATCGACGACTTCCCCGTCGAAGTCACCGGCGAGCTGCCGCTTCTGGTGGTCGTCCACCACGACCAGCCTGGCGTGGTGGCGGCCGTGACCGCTCGCCTGGCGGCCGACGTCATCAACATCGCGTCCATGCAGGTCTCCCGTGAGCGGCGCGGCGCCCGTGCGCTCATGCTCATCGAGACGGACGAGCGCGTCCCCGACGAGGCGATCGCCGGCATCGCGGCCATCGACGGCGTCGTCGAGGTGCGCTCCGTGCCGGCCGTGTGA
- the sdaAA gene encoding L-serine ammonia-lyase, iron-sulfur-dependent, subunit alpha — translation MSYASFAELLAAADDHGSISAAAIALECEETGADEAQVIARLSDALAVMEAAVERGLSEELRSRSDLVGRSGRALAASAPRLTDATFATALSRALAGAEVNACMGRVVAAPTGGASGVLPAVLLTAAERLGAPRERVVAALAAAGAVGGVIAARATLSGAAGGCQAETGAAAAMAAAAAVELAGGTPEQSGHAAAFALQGLLGLVCDPVGGLVEVPCVARNATAVAVALAAIEMALGGLAFPIPVDEVIDAMGHVGRSLPPSLRETALGGLAATPTGRTLASSLASGYRPHSDEGE, via the coding sequence ATGTCGTACGCGTCCTTCGCCGAACTCCTCGCTGCGGCCGACGACCACGGCTCGATCTCTGCGGCAGCCATCGCGCTCGAATGCGAGGAGACGGGCGCTGACGAAGCACAGGTGATCGCCCGGTTGTCGGACGCGCTCGCGGTGATGGAAGCGGCAGTCGAGCGCGGGCTTAGCGAGGAGCTGCGCTCCCGCTCCGACCTTGTCGGCAGATCAGGGCGCGCGCTCGCAGCATCCGCGCCGCGCCTGACCGATGCGACGTTCGCGACCGCGCTGTCGCGGGCCCTCGCAGGCGCAGAGGTGAACGCGTGCATGGGGCGTGTGGTCGCCGCGCCAACCGGCGGCGCCTCGGGCGTGCTGCCGGCCGTGCTGCTCACCGCTGCCGAACGGCTGGGCGCGCCGCGCGAGCGGGTGGTGGCCGCGCTCGCTGCCGCCGGAGCCGTCGGCGGGGTGATCGCGGCGCGGGCCACTCTCTCGGGAGCCGCCGGTGGATGCCAGGCCGAGACCGGGGCCGCGGCAGCAATGGCGGCGGCGGCCGCAGTCGAGCTCGCGGGCGGCACGCCGGAGCAGTCCGGACACGCGGCCGCGTTCGCGCTCCAAGGGCTCTTGGGGCTCGTCTGCGACCCGGTCGGCGGGCTCGTGGAGGTGCCCTGCGTCGCCCGCAACGCGACTGCGGTGGCCGTGGCACTGGCCGCGATCGAGATGGCGCTCGGCGGCCTGGCGTTCCCGATTCCTGTCGACGAGGTCATCGATGCGATGGGGCATGTCGGTCGCAGCCTTCCCCCTTCGCTTCGCGAGACCGCGCTCGGCGGCCTGGCGGCGACGCCGACGGGGCGCACCCTTGCATCCTCGCTTGCCAGCGGGTATCGTCCGCACAGTGACGAAGGGGAGTAG
- a CDS encoding sensor histidine kinase: MARLRTRLPLLPATLQARLSGSLVLGSLLLFLVVFGATRVATAAFTRATVTHDARRTLVTAHAILDAQADVLDSYVVAYTEWDEFYERTLRPSDAFITEEFDPWLRDKSGADDVLWVRSSGVPVFSYGDAPDLDALRSVASGTTGPRAGVVLLPSGPGIAAVRPIVGGSPTASPAGWLVVARHLDLAELGKTLGVQAGFEPVSERVTGEGALGTVPGFVSAAAWLRGDAFEARGTLAGLDGRPAGTLVLTEPLRGDPVLASWTFPLSMGLVSLLFGLAFGTALSRTVVRPLDATLAVLRDEGLRAVHGEPPAETPPIDPALPAEFRELAETVRELVRLLAVRERELAAATDQALAAEQALRTVLDESAEAKLLVQRGVVEVANPAFAVCVGRPLGFILRKPLEDLLAAMDIATPEGEPLSPAELVERALENEVVVRCNAPSHGERWMEVRADVTAAPDAFVLSVRDITEQYRLEKLRSEILSLVSHDLRAPLTVLSGYVQMLERDLTDEQRVRIVASMRESTERMRSLVEDLLDSARAQQALGPSTVEPVDLAALAAQAAQAARVAFGREVTVVARSQVEADGDPKRLRQALDNLVGNAIKHTSAEAKVRIVVERAQDRALLAVEDTGPGVPPDAREAVFERFAQLEEGTGGAGLGLYIVKTIAETHGGRAYVDDAPGGGARFVIELPLAQKARRPRSAQASEDESPSA, from the coding sequence GTGGCTCGTCTCCGCACACGGCTTCCGCTTCTGCCTGCCACGTTGCAGGCGCGGCTCTCCGGCTCCCTTGTTCTGGGGAGTTTGCTTCTGTTCCTCGTCGTTTTCGGCGCGACGCGCGTCGCCACAGCGGCGTTCACGCGCGCGACCGTCACCCACGACGCACGCCGCACCCTCGTCACCGCCCACGCGATCCTCGACGCGCAGGCAGACGTGCTCGACTCCTACGTCGTGGCCTATACGGAGTGGGACGAGTTCTACGAGCGAACGCTCCGTCCGAGCGACGCGTTCATCACTGAGGAATTCGACCCGTGGCTGCGGGACAAGTCCGGCGCAGATGACGTGCTGTGGGTACGCTCGTCGGGGGTCCCGGTCTTCTCGTACGGAGACGCACCAGACCTCGATGCGCTTCGGTCGGTCGCTTCGGGCACCACAGGCCCGCGCGCCGGCGTCGTGCTCCTTCCGTCCGGGCCTGGTATCGCGGCCGTCCGCCCGATCGTCGGAGGGTCGCCGACCGCGAGTCCCGCAGGGTGGCTCGTCGTAGCCCGTCACCTCGACCTTGCCGAGCTCGGCAAGACGCTCGGCGTCCAGGCCGGTTTCGAGCCGGTGAGCGAACGGGTCACCGGCGAGGGCGCGCTCGGCACGGTGCCGGGGTTCGTCTCCGCTGCGGCGTGGCTTCGCGGAGATGCATTCGAGGCGCGCGGCACGCTCGCCGGGCTCGACGGCCGGCCCGCAGGCACGCTCGTCCTCACCGAGCCACTGCGCGGCGACCCCGTCCTGGCCAGCTGGACCTTCCCGCTCTCGATGGGCCTCGTATCGCTGCTCTTCGGGTTGGCGTTCGGAACAGCGCTCTCCCGGACGGTCGTGCGCCCGCTCGATGCGACGCTCGCCGTGCTGCGGGACGAAGGGCTGCGCGCGGTGCACGGCGAGCCGCCCGCGGAGACGCCGCCGATCGACCCCGCGCTTCCCGCCGAGTTCCGCGAGCTCGCGGAAACCGTGCGCGAGCTCGTCAGGCTGCTGGCCGTCCGTGAGCGCGAGCTTGCCGCAGCCACGGACCAGGCGCTGGCAGCCGAACAGGCGCTCAGGACGGTGCTCGACGAGTCGGCAGAGGCGAAGCTGCTCGTGCAGCGAGGCGTCGTGGAGGTCGCGAACCCCGCCTTCGCGGTCTGCGTCGGGCGCCCCCTCGGCTTCATCCTCCGCAAACCGCTCGAGGATCTGCTCGCAGCGATGGACATCGCCACGCCCGAAGGCGAGCCGCTCTCGCCTGCCGAGCTCGTGGAGCGCGCGCTGGAGAACGAGGTCGTGGTGCGCTGCAACGCCCCGAGCCACGGCGAGCGCTGGATGGAGGTGCGCGCTGACGTGACAGCCGCGCCTGATGCGTTCGTGCTCTCTGTGCGAGACATCACCGAGCAGTACCGGCTCGAGAAGCTGCGCTCCGAGATCCTCTCGCTCGTGTCGCACGACCTGCGAGCGCCGCTCACGGTGCTTTCCGGATACGTGCAGATGCTTGAGCGCGACCTCACCGACGAGCAGCGCGTGCGCATCGTCGCCTCGATGCGCGAGTCGACCGAACGGATGCGGTCGCTGGTGGAAGACCTGCTCGACTCGGCGCGAGCCCAGCAGGCGCTCGGTCCTAGCACGGTCGAGCCGGTCGACCTGGCCGCTCTCGCCGCGCAGGCCGCCCAGGCCGCGCGGGTGGCGTTCGGACGAGAGGTGACGGTGGTCGCGCGCTCGCAGGTGGAGGCCGACGGTGACCCGAAGCGGCTCCGCCAAGCGCTCGACAACCTCGTCGGCAACGCCATCAAGCACACATCAGCCGAGGCGAAGGTCCGCATCGTCGTCGAGCGTGCGCAGGACCGGGCGTTGCTCGCCGTCGAGGACACCGGCCCTGGCGTGCCCCCGGACGCGCGCGAGGCGGTCTTCGAGCGCTTCGCGCAACTGGAAGAGGGTACCGGAGGCGCGGGACTCGGCCTGTACATCGTCAAGACGATAGCCGAGACGCACGGCGGTCGCGCGTACGTCGACGATGCCCCCGGAGGCGGGGCGCGATTCGTGATCGAGCTGCCGCTCGCGCAGAAGGCCCGCCGGCCCCGCTCGGCTCAGGCTTCCGAAGACGAGTCCCCGAGCGCGTAA
- a CDS encoding helix-turn-helix transcriptional regulator yields MSRASSSQRARMMLALIPHLRRGATLRLSDLAATLGASTEEVAGLLEDIVLCGVPPFSPDALIDLDIQTDSVTVLADPPALDRPLRLTHAELRALIAALETAGADADDPLATKLAGAAAAAGSLERLAQTLCTSPAVGAAQTYATLADAIESSCKVRIAYLSAHDETPRERVVRPLELVNRNGVWYLIAFCESAGAERTFRLDRIRDAEGLAERFARPAAAARSVVPDLAAQPVATLRVAPGCSIENRDWPGAVVEPQPDGSLVVRLPFASAHWIAREVCSGLGAIEVVEPADVRAEVRAMAERLLADLTA; encoded by the coding sequence ATGAGTAGAGCTTCGTCCTCGCAGCGGGCGCGCATGATGCTTGCGCTCATCCCGCACCTTCGCCGCGGCGCGACCTTGCGGCTCTCGGACCTCGCAGCGACGCTCGGCGCCTCTACCGAGGAGGTCGCCGGCCTGCTGGAAGACATCGTGCTCTGCGGCGTCCCGCCGTTCAGCCCCGACGCGCTCATCGACCTCGACATCCAGACCGACAGCGTCACCGTGCTTGCGGACCCGCCGGCGCTCGACCGACCGCTCCGACTCACGCATGCGGAGCTGCGAGCGCTCATCGCGGCCCTCGAGACAGCAGGAGCGGACGCCGACGACCCGCTTGCCACGAAGCTTGCAGGAGCAGCCGCAGCAGCCGGGTCGCTTGAGCGTCTCGCCCAGACGCTGTGCACGAGCCCTGCGGTCGGTGCCGCGCAGACCTACGCAACGCTCGCCGACGCGATCGAGTCGTCGTGCAAGGTGCGCATCGCGTACCTCTCGGCGCACGACGAGACGCCGCGTGAGCGGGTGGTGCGACCGCTCGAACTCGTGAACCGCAACGGCGTGTGGTACCTGATCGCGTTCTGCGAGTCCGCCGGAGCCGAACGCACCTTCCGCCTCGACCGCATCCGCGACGCCGAGGGGCTCGCCGAGCGCTTCGCCCGGCCCGCAGCCGCGGCGCGGAGCGTCGTCCCGGACTTGGCGGCGCAGCCGGTGGCTACGCTGCGCGTCGCGCCCGGGTGCTCCATCGAGAACCGGGACTGGCCGGGTGCGGTGGTTGAGCCACAGCCGGACGGATCGCTCGTCGTCCGCCTCCCGTTCGCATCCGCCCACTGGATCGCGCGCGAGGTCTGCTCCGGCCTCGGGGCCATCGAGGTCGTGGAGCCGGCGGACGTCCGTGCTGAGGTGCGGGCGATGGCGGAGCGGCTGCTGGCCGATCTGACCGCCTAG
- a CDS encoding helicase C-terminal domain-containing protein, with the protein MRTEALLELLQPGTDPDVAAAYASYGERARDAVFGFEDEIAFLDVETTGFDPGRDEIIEVAAVVAKGPEIRARFSTLVRPERPVPLEIAELTGIDDAMLADAPRVDEALAGVAELVGDRDVVAHNAIFDRTFTEAAGWKHPRGEAAWLDSLDLARIALPRMRSHRQTDLARAFGLLVEPVHRAVGDVETLARLWRVLLVALDDLPPGALAGVLGLFTGSGDSLARVLAHVAAARPQTSFDLKRLRQERLRAERPSTLKDAREAEIASLSVDEIAAEFDAAGAVGRMYADYERRAEQVEMARAVTEALNEGRHLAVEAGTGVGKSVAYLVPAARFALENSVPVGVATKTNALMDQLLYRELPALAREMPRLRYVGLKGYEHYLCLRKFRRLIGAGGPAEAEARAVAAMLVSWVASTSWGDLDAVNVHWRQDIRRAVAASAPECTKKRCPYNAVCYIHGQRRRARDAHVVVTNHSLLFRDAVSGNQILPPIRHWVVDEAHGAEAEAREQLSNAVSSSACTSSLSALSTRGRGGLLESVRAQLDAGDDARARADALIALVHEATTIAESFFSELKEIVVPGEYGREAERITARERAEGPWSRAAAVGWSLVKRLDRLLAEGAAVVTALEAAEDDSELKADLVGQLTALADAREALVLILEGDDERFVHVVRSERRGESVEVTVESLLYDVGEALAELFYPEVMSVIYTSATIAAGDDFSHFEHAVGLDRLPDGSYTTLRLASSYDFDRQMTVYVPTGIAPPRSSRYLEDLERVLFDVHVAMGGSVLTLFTNTKDMRTLYGTLAERLRSEGLRLIVQSRGTSAKRVADEFIADEQLSLFATKSFWEGFDAKGDTLRCVVVVRLPFAQPTDPLMEARKERERSVWWDRYYLPEAIIELKQAAGRLIRSSTDTGCLVLADSRLSTDVPYARRFLSALPVSDVERVPVERLRETIAARFGKGC; encoded by the coding sequence ATGAGGACCGAGGCGCTTCTCGAACTGCTCCAGCCCGGCACCGATCCGGACGTCGCTGCCGCGTACGCGTCATACGGGGAGCGCGCCCGCGACGCGGTTTTCGGCTTCGAGGACGAAATCGCGTTCCTCGACGTGGAGACCACGGGATTCGATCCAGGGCGCGACGAGATCATCGAGGTCGCTGCCGTCGTGGCGAAAGGGCCAGAGATCCGCGCCCGCTTCTCGACGCTCGTCAGGCCCGAGCGACCCGTGCCGCTCGAGATTGCAGAGCTCACGGGAATCGACGACGCGATGCTCGCCGACGCTCCTCGCGTCGACGAAGCGCTTGCAGGCGTTGCCGAGCTCGTCGGCGACCGGGATGTCGTCGCGCACAACGCAATCTTCGATAGGACCTTCACAGAGGCCGCCGGCTGGAAACACCCACGCGGCGAGGCTGCGTGGCTGGACAGCCTGGACCTCGCGCGGATCGCCCTTCCCCGCATGCGGAGCCACCGCCAGACCGACCTCGCTCGCGCGTTCGGGCTTCTCGTGGAGCCGGTGCACCGCGCGGTGGGGGACGTCGAGACGCTCGCACGGCTGTGGCGGGTTCTGCTGGTGGCGCTCGACGACTTGCCGCCTGGCGCGCTGGCGGGCGTGCTCGGACTCTTCACGGGCTCCGGGGATTCGCTCGCGCGCGTGCTCGCGCACGTGGCGGCCGCGCGCCCGCAGACGAGCTTCGACCTCAAGCGACTACGCCAGGAACGGTTGCGCGCGGAGCGTCCGAGCACGCTCAAAGACGCGCGCGAAGCCGAGATCGCGTCGCTTTCCGTGGACGAGATCGCCGCTGAGTTCGACGCGGCGGGCGCGGTGGGCCGCATGTATGCGGACTACGAACGGCGTGCGGAGCAGGTCGAGATGGCGCGCGCCGTGACCGAGGCGCTGAACGAGGGCCGGCACCTGGCCGTCGAGGCAGGTACTGGCGTCGGCAAGTCGGTGGCGTACCTGGTCCCGGCCGCCCGGTTCGCGCTCGAGAACAGCGTGCCTGTCGGCGTCGCCACGAAGACGAATGCGCTCATGGACCAGCTGCTGTACCGCGAGCTGCCGGCGCTTGCGAGAGAGATGCCGCGCCTGCGGTACGTGGGGCTGAAGGGATACGAGCACTACCTGTGCCTGCGCAAGTTCCGACGCCTGATCGGCGCGGGCGGGCCCGCAGAGGCGGAGGCCCGTGCCGTTGCGGCGATGCTCGTCTCGTGGGTCGCCTCGACGTCATGGGGCGATCTCGACGCGGTGAACGTCCACTGGCGGCAGGATATCAGGCGGGCGGTCGCGGCGAGCGCGCCGGAGTGCACGAAGAAGCGCTGCCCGTACAACGCCGTCTGCTACATCCACGGCCAGCGCCGGCGTGCACGAGACGCGCACGTGGTCGTGACGAACCACTCGCTCCTGTTCCGCGACGCGGTCTCAGGCAACCAGATCCTGCCACCGATCCGCCACTGGGTGGTCGACGAGGCGCACGGCGCGGAGGCCGAGGCCCGGGAACAGCTGTCGAACGCCGTATCGTCGTCCGCCTGCACCTCGTCGCTCTCTGCGCTCTCGACGCGAGGTCGAGGAGGGCTGCTGGAGTCGGTCCGGGCGCAACTCGACGCCGGGGACGACGCACGCGCGCGAGCTGACGCGCTCATCGCGCTCGTCCACGAGGCGACAACGATCGCGGAGTCGTTCTTTTCCGAGCTCAAAGAGATCGTCGTGCCCGGGGAGTACGGGCGCGAAGCCGAACGCATCACGGCACGCGAGCGCGCTGAAGGGCCGTGGAGCCGTGCAGCAGCGGTGGGCTGGTCGCTCGTCAAGCGGCTCGACCGGCTGCTCGCCGAAGGCGCGGCGGTCGTCACCGCCCTCGAGGCCGCCGAGGACGACAGCGAGCTCAAGGCCGATCTGGTCGGCCAGCTTACGGCGCTCGCCGATGCGAGGGAGGCGCTCGTGCTCATCTTGGAGGGGGACGACGAGCGCTTCGTGCACGTCGTGCGGTCCGAACGTCGGGGCGAGTCTGTCGAGGTGACGGTCGAATCGCTCCTGTACGATGTGGGAGAAGCGCTCGCCGAGCTGTTCTACCCCGAGGTGATGAGCGTCATCTACACCTCTGCCACCATCGCTGCGGGCGACGACTTCTCGCACTTCGAGCATGCGGTCGGCCTCGACCGGCTGCCGGATGGCTCGTACACGACGTTGCGTCTCGCCTCATCGTACGACTTCGACCGGCAGATGACCGTGTACGTTCCGACAGGCATTGCCCCACCCCGCTCGTCCCGCTATCTCGAGGACCTGGAACGCGTGCTCTTCGACGTCCATGTGGCCATGGGCGGCTCGGTCCTCACGCTGTTCACGAACACCAAGGACATGCGCACACTGTATGGGACGCTCGCCGAGCGGTTGCGGAGCGAGGGCCTGCGGCTCATCGTGCAGTCACGCGGGACCTCCGCGAAGCGCGTGGCAGACGAGTTCATCGCTGACGAGCAGCTGTCGCTGTTCGCCACGAAGTCGTTCTGGGAGGGCTTCGACGCCAAAGGCGACACGTTGCGCTGCGTGGTGGTCGTGCGCCTGCCGTTCGCGCAGCCCACCGACCCGCTCATGGAAGCGCGCAAGGAGCGTGAGCGCTCAGTGTGGTGGGACCGCTACTACCTGCCGGAGGCGATCATCGAGCTCAAGCAGGCGGCGGGCCGTCTGATCCGGTCGTCCACGGACACCGGCTGCCTCGTGCTCGCGGACAGCCGGCTGTCCACTGACGTGCCCTACGCGCGCCGCTTCCTCTCCGCGCTTCCCGTGAGCGATGTCGAGCGCGTGCCGGTGGAGCGCTTGCGGGAGACCATCGCAGCGCGGTTCGGGAAGGGGTGCTAG